The Terriglobia bacterium genome contains the following window.
TTTACCCAGCTTTACGGAATGGCATTTCATCCCGGCTTCGCGACGAACCATTTCGTCTATCTCTGCTACGTTTTAAAAGATGGTTTGCCGGACGGCTCGCATGTGTCGCTCTTCACCGTGGCGCAGACCGATCCGCCGCGCATTGATCCGTCGAGCGAGAAGATCGTCATCACCTGGCTTTCAGGCGGGCACAACGGCGGTTGTCTCAAGTTCGGGCCAGACGGTTGCCTCTACATCTCCACCGGAGACACCGCGTCGCCCGATCCGCCCGACCCGCTGAACACGGGCCAGGACATCAGCGATCTGTTGTCGTCGGTGCTGCGCATTGACGTTGACCACGAAGGGGGTGGAAGACCGTATCGCGTGCCGGCGGACAATCCGTTCGTGAACACAACCCGGGCGCGCCCGGAAGTGTGGGCTTACGGCTTCCGCAATCCATGGCGGATGAGCTTCGATCCGGAGACGGGCGCGTTGTGGGTCGGCGACGTGGGCTGGGAACTGTGGGAGATGATTCATCGCGTTGAGCGTGGCGGAAACTATGGCTGGAGCATTGTTGAAGGCCCGCAGTCGGTCAAACCGAACGGAAAAGTCGGGCCGACGCCCATTCTTCCGCCGGTTACCTCACATCCACACACCGAGGCCGCGTCCATCACGGGCGGCTGCGTCTATCATGGCAAACGACTGCGCGAACTCGATGGCGTTTATATTTATGGCGACTGGGTGACTGGAAAGTTCTGGGGACTTCGCCATGACGGCAAACAGGTCACCTGGCGTCGCGAACTGGCCAACAGCACGATGCAAGTCGTTTGTTTCGGTGAAGACAATGCCGGCGAGCTCTACGCGATGGACTATGGCGGCGGCGTTTTCCAACTCGAACCAAACCCGGTCCCGGACAACAGTTCGAGCTTTCCACGGAAACTGAGCGAAACCGGCCTCTTTGCCTCGACGGAAGAAGACAAGCCGGCGTCGGGCGTGGTTCCGTTCTCGGTCAACGCCGAACTCTGGAGCGATGGCGCCGCTGCGGAGCGGTTCGCCGCCTTTCCGGGGGCCACAGGAGTTTACAAGGGCAAGGACCTTTGGGGTTCGGTGAAGTGGATCTTTCCCTCGAACGCCGTTCTGGCGAAGACACTGTCGTTGGAAATGGGGCCGGGCAACGCGCAGAGCCGGCGCCGCATCGAAACGCAGATCCTTCATTTCGACGGCGTGA
Protein-coding sequences here:
- a CDS encoding PQQ-dependent sugar dehydrogenase; its protein translation is MKLAVERLCLLAGIAFFAHSPVFAADETNAAAWKIILQPDNQLPFGIEKRVPWTASRLVGSPDPPLPYVAKRVFPKLKFKEPVDLAHTPAMDRLFVAEQSGKIFSFKNDSSVGQPDLVMDLHSGIPEFTQLYGMAFHPGFATNHFVYLCYVLKDGLPDGSHVSLFTVAQTDPPRIDPSSEKIVITWLSGGHNGGCLKFGPDGCLYISTGDTASPDPPDPLNTGQDISDLLSSVLRIDVDHEGGGRPYRVPADNPFVNTTRARPEVWAYGFRNPWRMSFDPETGALWVGDVGWELWEMIHRVERGGNYGWSIVEGPQSVKPNGKVGPTPILPPVTSHPHTEAASITGGCVYHGKRLRELDGVYIYGDWVTGKFWGLRHDGKQVTWRRELANSTMQVVCFGEDNAGELYAMDYGGGVFQLEPNPVPDNSSSFPRKLSETGLFASTEEDKPASGVVPFSVNAELWSDGAAAERFAAFPGATGVYKGKDLWGSVKWIFPSNAVLAKTLSLEMGPGNAQSRRRIETQILHFDGVNWHGYAYQWNDAQTDATLVGSAGADRAFEIADAQAAGGHRRQTWHFHSRAECL